In the Helianthus annuus cultivar XRQ/B chromosome 11, HanXRQr2.0-SUNRISE, whole genome shotgun sequence genome, one interval contains:
- the LOC110891368 gene encoding uncharacterized protein LOC110891368 isoform X1 — translation MEARLQKFLHQFQHLKIQLEEITSATDNFNDEKNCIGVGGFGKVYKGEVSHSKGRNMAAIKRLNQKLGQGLPEFLKEITMLSRYRHENLVSLLGFCHEADEMILVYEYASRGSLDRHLNSRHLMWTQRLKICLDAAKGLSYLHDPRETHQRLIHCDIKSANILLDDQWNAKVSDFGLSVMGPANEQQSVIITCASGTLGYCDLEYAWTHTLTKESDVYSFGVVLFEVLCGTLCYTYENGLVPHILVPAWIENYEQNTLNDIIFKNSTIPPFDQSALKTFSGIAYRCLMESREDRPKMAEIVTELETALRSQELSEWKMFFDYEEMTKTAEPPLKYSSKDELKKLLSKGVLLNGGKTWFSLNEKGEHCEMISFAKCLGSEFEINPWWSKYNSRLIKTRVETQFLSPGITYTVNLVFKFIFPVDEAINCLLMPLKYKLQGETKTSVSPLAYKTEDGWWRSELYQFTSDDRVVDLEILLDGFRGSYTMIQAQGIEFRPLEKEEQKVLEEEMFDVQPISDVNWNEKLPTDYEDIMKLSKHSGQWLTQKEAYLIICKGFLINDGQKWFSLDKNGRKCHMLSARAAGIWVQHEDRLSLPESRFGEAMVLRFWTFSIVCEIQPQLVSSQTTYASYLVYKLPEGQSGFEAPMVVKDGEYMDDYYRYIYLVRPQTPVIRPKANENTHNPLSRSKIKGLPRERNDGWMEVQIWEFRTTTTTEKIPMCLILSDQGDKKFSGLIIEGIEFRPI, via the exons ATGGAGGCACGCTTGCAGAAATTCTTGCATCAGTTCCAACATCTTAAAATCCAACTGGAAGAGATAACATCAGCCACTGACAACTTCAACGATGAGAAGAACTGTATTGGTGTTGGTGGTTTCGGGAAAGTTTATAAAGGAGAAGTGTCTCACTCTAAGGGACGAAACATGGCTGCTATCAAGCGTCTAAACCAGAAGCTTGGACAAGGACTACCTGAGTTCTTGAAAGAGATCACGATGTTATCCCGTTACAGGCATGAAAATCTTGTCTCTCTTCTTGGGTTTTGTCACGAAGCAGATGAGATGATCCTTGTGTACGAGTATGCATCTCGTGGAAGCCTAGACCGTCATTTAAATTCCCGTCATCTCATGTGGACACAACGCCTCAAGATATGCCTTGATGCCGCGAAGGGACTAAGCTACCTTCACGATCCAAGGGAGACACACCAAAGACTTATTCATTGTGATATAAAAAGCGCCAACATCCTTCTCGATGACCAATGGAATGCTAAGGTTTCTGACTTCGGGCTATCGGTAATGGGCCCAGCTAATGAGCAGCAATCTGTTATCATCACCTGTGCATCAGGTACCCTTGGGTATTGTGACCTGGAGTATGCATGGACGCACACCCTGACAAAAGAATCAGATGTGTACTCTTTTG GTGTGGTCTTATTCGAAGTATTATGTGGGACACTATGCTATACATATGAAAATGGTCTTGTTCCACATATTTTAGTGCCCGCGTGGATTGAAAACTATGAACAGAATACGTTAAATGATATCATCTTTAAAAATTCGACCATTCCACCATTTGATCAGAGTGCTTTAAAAACATTTTCAGGAATTGCGTATCGATGTTTGATGGAATCTCGTGAAGATCGGCCAAAGATGGCTGAGATTGTGACAGAACTTGAGACTGCTCTCAGAAGTCAAGAGTTAAGTGAATGGAAAATGTTTTTCGACTACGAAGAGATGACTAAGACTGCAGAACCTCCTCTCAAATACAGCTCCAAAGATGAATTGAAGAAACTTCTGTCCAAAGGGGTCCTCCTAAATGGAGGCAAAACG TGGTTTTCATTAAATGAAAAGGGAGAGCATTGTGAAATGATATCTTTTGCAAAATGTTTGGGTTCAGAATTTGAGATTAATCCATGGTGGTCTAAGTATAACTCAAG ATTAATCAAAACACGCGTAGAAACTCAATTCCTTTCACCTGGAATCACATACACGGTGAACCTTGTGTTCAAGTTTATATTCCCAGTCGACGAGGCGATAAATTGTCTTCTTATGCCCCTCAAATATAAATTACAAGGGGAGACAAAAACTTCGGTCTCACCCCTTGCGTATAAAACAGAAGATGGATGGTGGAGATCTGAATTGTATCAATTTACTAGTGACGACAGAGTTGTTGATCTTGAAATTCTGCTTGACGGCTTTCGTGGTTCTTACACAATGATACAAGCACAAGGCATAGAGTTTCGACCGTTGGAGAAA GAGGAACAAAAAGTGTTAGAAGAAGAGATGTTTGATGTGCAACCCATATCAGATGTAAACTGGAACGAAAAATTGCCAACTGATTATGAAGACATAATGAAGTTGTCAAAACATAGCGGGCAATGGTTAACACAGAAGGAAGCGTACTTAATTATTTGCAAAGGGTTCTTAATCAATGATGGTCAAAAG TGGTTTTCTCTTGACAAAAATGGGAGAAAATGTCATATGCTATCAGCAAGAGCGGCTGGCATATGGGTCCAACATGAGGATAGACTCTCTTTACCCGAATCAAG ATTTGGAGAAGCTATGGTGTTGAGGTTTTGGACATTTAGTATAGTCTGCGAAATCCAACCCCAACTCGTATCATCCCAAACAACATATGCAAGTTACCTTGTCTACAAATTACCAGAAGGCCAATCCGGATTCGAGGCTCCTATGGTAGTGAAGGATGGAGAATATATGGATGATTATTATCGGTATATCTATTTAGTAAGACCTCAAACCCCCGTTATTAGACCAAAGGCTAATGAAAACACCCACAACCCACTCAGTAGGTCGAAAATAAAAGGACTTCCACGAGAGAGAAATGATGGTTGGATGGAAGTACAAATTTGGGAATTCAGAACTACTACTACCACCGAAAAGATTCCTATGTGTCTTATATTGAGTGATCAAGGTGATAAGAAGTTTAGCGGGCTTATTATTGAGGGCATTGAGTTTAGACCCATATAG
- the LOC110891368 gene encoding uncharacterized protein LOC110891368 isoform X2, which yields MEARLQKFLHQFQHLKIQLEEITSATDNFNDEKNCIGVGGFGKVYKGEVSHSKGRNMAAIKRLNQKLGQGLPEFLKEITMLSRYRHENLVSLLGFCHEADEMILVYEYASRGSLDRHLNSRHLMWTQRLKICLDAAKGLSYLHDPRETHQRLIHCDIKSANILLDDQWNAKVSDFGLSVMGPANEQQSVIITCASGIAYRCLMESREDRPKMAEIVTELETALRSQELSEWKMFFDYEEMTKTAEPPLKYSSKDELKKLLSKGVLLNGGKTWFSLNEKGEHCEMISFAKCLGSEFEINPWWSKYNSRLIKTRVETQFLSPGITYTVNLVFKFIFPVDEAINCLLMPLKYKLQGETKTSVSPLAYKTEDGWWRSELYQFTSDDRVVDLEILLDGFRGSYTMIQAQGIEFRPLEKEEQKVLEEEMFDVQPISDVNWNEKLPTDYEDIMKLSKHSGQWLTQKEAYLIICKGFLINDGQKWFSLDKNGRKCHMLSARAAGIWVQHEDRLSLPESRFGEAMVLRFWTFSIVCEIQPQLVSSQTTYASYLVYKLPEGQSGFEAPMVVKDGEYMDDYYRYIYLVRPQTPVIRPKANENTHNPLSRSKIKGLPRERNDGWMEVQIWEFRTTTTTEKIPMCLILSDQGDKKFSGLIIEGIEFRPI from the exons ATGGAGGCACGCTTGCAGAAATTCTTGCATCAGTTCCAACATCTTAAAATCCAACTGGAAGAGATAACATCAGCCACTGACAACTTCAACGATGAGAAGAACTGTATTGGTGTTGGTGGTTTCGGGAAAGTTTATAAAGGAGAAGTGTCTCACTCTAAGGGACGAAACATGGCTGCTATCAAGCGTCTAAACCAGAAGCTTGGACAAGGACTACCTGAGTTCTTGAAAGAGATCACGATGTTATCCCGTTACAGGCATGAAAATCTTGTCTCTCTTCTTGGGTTTTGTCACGAAGCAGATGAGATGATCCTTGTGTACGAGTATGCATCTCGTGGAAGCCTAGACCGTCATTTAAATTCCCGTCATCTCATGTGGACACAACGCCTCAAGATATGCCTTGATGCCGCGAAGGGACTAAGCTACCTTCACGATCCAAGGGAGACACACCAAAGACTTATTCATTGTGATATAAAAAGCGCCAACATCCTTCTCGATGACCAATGGAATGCTAAGGTTTCTGACTTCGGGCTATCGGTAATGGGCCCAGCTAATGAGCAGCAATCTGTTATCATCACCTGTGCATCAG GAATTGCGTATCGATGTTTGATGGAATCTCGTGAAGATCGGCCAAAGATGGCTGAGATTGTGACAGAACTTGAGACTGCTCTCAGAAGTCAAGAGTTAAGTGAATGGAAAATGTTTTTCGACTACGAAGAGATGACTAAGACTGCAGAACCTCCTCTCAAATACAGCTCCAAAGATGAATTGAAGAAACTTCTGTCCAAAGGGGTCCTCCTAAATGGAGGCAAAACG TGGTTTTCATTAAATGAAAAGGGAGAGCATTGTGAAATGATATCTTTTGCAAAATGTTTGGGTTCAGAATTTGAGATTAATCCATGGTGGTCTAAGTATAACTCAAG ATTAATCAAAACACGCGTAGAAACTCAATTCCTTTCACCTGGAATCACATACACGGTGAACCTTGTGTTCAAGTTTATATTCCCAGTCGACGAGGCGATAAATTGTCTTCTTATGCCCCTCAAATATAAATTACAAGGGGAGACAAAAACTTCGGTCTCACCCCTTGCGTATAAAACAGAAGATGGATGGTGGAGATCTGAATTGTATCAATTTACTAGTGACGACAGAGTTGTTGATCTTGAAATTCTGCTTGACGGCTTTCGTGGTTCTTACACAATGATACAAGCACAAGGCATAGAGTTTCGACCGTTGGAGAAA GAGGAACAAAAAGTGTTAGAAGAAGAGATGTTTGATGTGCAACCCATATCAGATGTAAACTGGAACGAAAAATTGCCAACTGATTATGAAGACATAATGAAGTTGTCAAAACATAGCGGGCAATGGTTAACACAGAAGGAAGCGTACTTAATTATTTGCAAAGGGTTCTTAATCAATGATGGTCAAAAG TGGTTTTCTCTTGACAAAAATGGGAGAAAATGTCATATGCTATCAGCAAGAGCGGCTGGCATATGGGTCCAACATGAGGATAGACTCTCTTTACCCGAATCAAG ATTTGGAGAAGCTATGGTGTTGAGGTTTTGGACATTTAGTATAGTCTGCGAAATCCAACCCCAACTCGTATCATCCCAAACAACATATGCAAGTTACCTTGTCTACAAATTACCAGAAGGCCAATCCGGATTCGAGGCTCCTATGGTAGTGAAGGATGGAGAATATATGGATGATTATTATCGGTATATCTATTTAGTAAGACCTCAAACCCCCGTTATTAGACCAAAGGCTAATGAAAACACCCACAACCCACTCAGTAGGTCGAAAATAAAAGGACTTCCACGAGAGAGAAATGATGGTTGGATGGAAGTACAAATTTGGGAATTCAGAACTACTACTACCACCGAAAAGATTCCTATGTGTCTTATATTGAGTGATCAAGGTGATAAGAAGTTTAGCGGGCTTATTATTGAGGGCATTGAGTTTAGACCCATATAG
- the LOC110891369 gene encoding uncharacterized protein LOC110891369 isoform X1 has protein sequence MEHLQKFLHQFQHLKIPLEEIKSATDNFNDEKNRIGVGGFGKVYKGEVSHSKGRNMAAIKRLNQKFGQGLPEFLKEITMLSRYRHENLVSLLGFCHEGDEMILVYEYASRGSLDRHLDSPHLTWTQRLKICLDVAKGLSHLHDPRETHQRLIHCDIKSANILLDDQWRAKLSDFGLSKMGPANEQESVIITCASGTPGYCDLEYAMTSTLTKESDVYSLGVVLFEVLCGTLCCTYENGRVPRILVPAWIENYKQNKLNDIIFKNPTIQPLDQRSLETFSGIAYQCLKESREDRPKIAEIVTELETALRSQELSEWNMFSYYEEMTKTAEPPLKYSNKDELLKLLSKGVLLNGGKTWFSLNEKGEHCEMISFAKDAMFKTRVETQFLSPGITYTVNLVFKFIFLVDEAINCHLMSLKYKLQGETKSSVSHLAYKTEDGWWRSELYQFTSDERVVALEILFDGFYGSFTMIQAHGLEFRPLEKVEHKVSEEEEKLDVQSISDVNWKEKLPTDYEDIMKLSEYSGQWITKKEAYSIIRKGLLISEGQKWFSLDKNGKKCHMLSARAAGIWVQHEDRLSLPESRFGEAMVLRFWTFSIVCEIQSQLVSSQTTYASYLVYKLPEDQSGFEAPMVVKDGEYIDDYYWYIYLVRPQTPVIRPKADENTHNPLYRPEIKGLPRQRNDGWMEVQIWEFRTTSTTEKIPMCLILSDKGGKKFSGLIIQGIEFRPI, from the exons ATGGAGCACTTGCAGAAATTCTTGCATCAGTTTCAACATCTTAAAATTCCACTGGAAGAGATAAAATCAGCCACCGACAACTTCAACGATGAGAAGAACCGTATTGGAGTTGGTGGTTTCGGGAAGGTTTATAAAGGAGAAGTGTCTCACTCTAAGGGACGAAACATGGCTGCTATCAAGCGTCTAAACCAGAAGTTTGGACAAGGACTACCTGAGTTCTTGAAAGAGATCACGATGCTGTCCCGTTACAGGCATGAAAATCTTGTCTCTCTTCTGGGGTTTTGTCACGAAGGAGATGAGATGATCCTTGTGTACGAGTATGCATCTCGTGGAAGCCTAGACCGTCATTTAGATTCCCCTCATCTCACGTGGACACAACGTCTCAAGATATGTCTGGATGTCGCAAAGGGACTAAGCCACCTTCACGATCCAAGGGAGACACACCAAAGACTTATTCATTGTGATATAAAAAGCGCCAACATCCTTCTCGATGACCAATGGAGAGCTAAACTCTCCGACTTTGGGCTATCGAAAATGGGCCCAGCTAATGAGCAGGAATCTGTTATCATCACCTGTGCATCAGGTACCCCTGGGTACTGTGACCTGGAGTATGCAATGACGAGCACCCTAACGAAAGAATCAGATGTATACTCTCTCGGTGTGGTCTTATTCGAAGTTTTATGTGGGACACTATGTTGTACATACGAAAATGGTCGTGTTCCACGTATTTTAGTGCCCGCGTGGATTGAAAACTATAAGCAGAATAAGTTAAACGACATCATCTTTAAAAATCCGACCATTCAACCATTGGATCAGAGATCTTTAGAAACATTTTCAGGCATTGCGTATCAATGTTTGAAGGAATCCCGTGAAGATCGGCCAAAGATAGCTGAGATTGTGACAGAACTTGAGACTGCACTTAGAAGTCAAGAGTTAAGCGAATGGAACATGTTTTCTTACTACGAAGAGATGACTAAGACCGCCGAACCTCCTCTGAAGTACAGTAACAAAGATGAATTGTTGAAACTTCTGTCCAAAGGGGTCCTCCTTAACGGCGGCAAAACG TGGTTCTCGTTAAATGAAAAGGGAGAGCACTGTGAAATGATATCTTTTGCAAAGGACGCGATGTTCAAAACACGCGTAGAAACTCAATTCCTTTCACCAGGAATCACATACACAGTGAACCTTGTGTTCAAGTTTATATTCCTAGTCGACGAGGCGATAAATTGTCATCTTATGTCCCTCAAATATAAATTACAAGGGGAGACAAAATCTTCGGTCTCACACCTTGCGTATAAAACAGAAGATGGATGGTGGAGATCTGAATTGTATCAATTTACTAGTGACGAGAGAGTCGTTGCTCTTGAAATTCTGTTTGACGGTTTTTATGGTTCTTTTACAATGATACAAGCACACGGCTTAGAGTTCCGACCCTTGGAGAAA GTGGAACATAAAGTGTCAGAAGAAGAAGAGAAGTTGGATGTGCAATCCATATCAGATGTAAATTGGAAAGAAAAATTGCCAACTGATTATGAAGACATAATGAAGTTGTCCGAATATAGCGGGCAATGGATAACGAAGAAGGAAGCGTACTCAATTATTCGCAAAGGGTTGTTAATCAGTGAGGGTCAAAAG TGGTTTTCTCTTGACAAAAATGGGAAGAAATGTCATATGCTATCAGCAAGAGCGGCTGGCATATGGGTCCAACACGAGGACAGACTGTCTTTACCCGAATCAAG ATTTGGAGAAGCTATGGTGTTGAGGTTTTGGACATTTAGTATAGTCTGCGAAATCCAATCCCAACTCGTATCATCCCAAACAACATATGCAAGTTACCTTGTCTACAAATTACCAGAAGACCAATCCGGGTTTGAGGCACCAATGGTAGTGAAGGATGGAGAATACATAGATGATTATTATTGGTATATCTATTTAGTAAGACCTCAAACCCCCGTTATTAGACCAAAGGCTGATGAAAACACCCACAACCCACTCTATAGGCCGGAAATAAAAGGCCTTCCACGACAGAGAAACGATGGTTGGATGGAGGTACAAATTTGGGAATTCAGAACTACTAGTACCACCGAAAAGATTCCTATGTGTCTTATATTGAGTGATAAAGGTGGTAAGAAGTTTAGTGGGCTTATTATTCAAGGCATTGAGTTTAGACCAATAtag
- the LOC110891369 gene encoding serine/threonine-protein kinase CDG1 isoform X2, with the protein MEHLQKFLHQFQHLKIPLEEIKSATDNFNDEKNRIGVGGFGKVYKGEVSHSKGRNMAAIKRLNQKFGQGLPEFLKEITMLSRYRHENLVSLLGFCHEGDEMILVYEYASRGSLDRHLDSPHLTWTQRLKICLDVAKGLSHLHDPRETHQRLIHCDIKSANILLDDQWRAKLSDFGLSKMGPANEQESVIITCASGTPGYCDLEYAMTSTLTKESDVYSLGVVLFEVLCGTLCCTYENGRVPRILVPAWIENYKQNKLNDIIFKNPTIQPLDQRSLETFSGIAYQCLKESREDRPKIAEIVTELETALRSQELSEWNMFSYYEEMTKTAEPPLKYSNKDELLKLLSKGVLLNGGKTWFSLNEKGEHCEMISFAKDAMFKTRVETQFLSPGITYTVNLVFKFIFLVDEAINCHLMSLKYKLQGETKSSVSHLAYKTEDGWWRSELYQFTSDERVVALEILFDGFYGSFTMIQAHGLEFRPLEKVEHKVSEEEEKLDVQSISDVNWKEKLPTDYEDIMKLSEYSGQWITKKEAYSIIRKGLLISEGQKIWRSYGVEVLDI; encoded by the exons ATGGAGCACTTGCAGAAATTCTTGCATCAGTTTCAACATCTTAAAATTCCACTGGAAGAGATAAAATCAGCCACCGACAACTTCAACGATGAGAAGAACCGTATTGGAGTTGGTGGTTTCGGGAAGGTTTATAAAGGAGAAGTGTCTCACTCTAAGGGACGAAACATGGCTGCTATCAAGCGTCTAAACCAGAAGTTTGGACAAGGACTACCTGAGTTCTTGAAAGAGATCACGATGCTGTCCCGTTACAGGCATGAAAATCTTGTCTCTCTTCTGGGGTTTTGTCACGAAGGAGATGAGATGATCCTTGTGTACGAGTATGCATCTCGTGGAAGCCTAGACCGTCATTTAGATTCCCCTCATCTCACGTGGACACAACGTCTCAAGATATGTCTGGATGTCGCAAAGGGACTAAGCCACCTTCACGATCCAAGGGAGACACACCAAAGACTTATTCATTGTGATATAAAAAGCGCCAACATCCTTCTCGATGACCAATGGAGAGCTAAACTCTCCGACTTTGGGCTATCGAAAATGGGCCCAGCTAATGAGCAGGAATCTGTTATCATCACCTGTGCATCAGGTACCCCTGGGTACTGTGACCTGGAGTATGCAATGACGAGCACCCTAACGAAAGAATCAGATGTATACTCTCTCGGTGTGGTCTTATTCGAAGTTTTATGTGGGACACTATGTTGTACATACGAAAATGGTCGTGTTCCACGTATTTTAGTGCCCGCGTGGATTGAAAACTATAAGCAGAATAAGTTAAACGACATCATCTTTAAAAATCCGACCATTCAACCATTGGATCAGAGATCTTTAGAAACATTTTCAGGCATTGCGTATCAATGTTTGAAGGAATCCCGTGAAGATCGGCCAAAGATAGCTGAGATTGTGACAGAACTTGAGACTGCACTTAGAAGTCAAGAGTTAAGCGAATGGAACATGTTTTCTTACTACGAAGAGATGACTAAGACCGCCGAACCTCCTCTGAAGTACAGTAACAAAGATGAATTGTTGAAACTTCTGTCCAAAGGGGTCCTCCTTAACGGCGGCAAAACG TGGTTCTCGTTAAATGAAAAGGGAGAGCACTGTGAAATGATATCTTTTGCAAAGGACGCGATGTTCAAAACACGCGTAGAAACTCAATTCCTTTCACCAGGAATCACATACACAGTGAACCTTGTGTTCAAGTTTATATTCCTAGTCGACGAGGCGATAAATTGTCATCTTATGTCCCTCAAATATAAATTACAAGGGGAGACAAAATCTTCGGTCTCACACCTTGCGTATAAAACAGAAGATGGATGGTGGAGATCTGAATTGTATCAATTTACTAGTGACGAGAGAGTCGTTGCTCTTGAAATTCTGTTTGACGGTTTTTATGGTTCTTTTACAATGATACAAGCACACGGCTTAGAGTTCCGACCCTTGGAGAAA GTGGAACATAAAGTGTCAGAAGAAGAAGAGAAGTTGGATGTGCAATCCATATCAGATGTAAATTGGAAAGAAAAATTGCCAACTGATTATGAAGACATAATGAAGTTGTCCGAATATAGCGGGCAATGGATAACGAAGAAGGAAGCGTACTCAATTATTCGCAAAGGGTTGTTAATCAGTGAGGGTCAAAAG ATTTGGAGAAGCTATGGTGTTGAGGTTTTGGACATTTAG